A region of Methanocorpusculum labreanum Z DNA encodes the following proteins:
- a CDS encoding Dph6-related ATP pyrophosphatase, producing MKFVISYSCGKDSTLSLHKMIVAGHTPVGLLVMVNKDEKLSWFHGVDLGLLEQISESLEIPLIKCVSGGEEYHLELEEGLRRAKELGAELCVFGDIDIEEHMEWGMARCNAVGLIPYYPLWHRNREENTKELIDLGYQCVIKCVRNADLPQDLLGKVLDHEMVAYMKELGIDVCGENGEYHTVTVGGPIFHAPVPYKCGEILDLGNTSVISVTPKSL from the coding sequence ATGAAATTCGTTATATCATACAGCTGCGGGAAAGACAGCACGCTTTCTCTCCACAAGATGATCGTCGCCGGCCATACGCCTGTCGGCCTGCTCGTCATGGTAAACAAGGATGAAAAACTTTCCTGGTTCCACGGGGTTGACCTTGGTCTGCTTGAACAGATATCGGAATCACTGGAAATACCTCTGATCAAATGCGTATCGGGCGGGGAGGAGTATCATCTCGAACTCGAAGAGGGACTTCGCCGTGCAAAGGAGCTCGGAGCTGAACTCTGTGTTTTTGGAGACATCGACATCGAAGAGCACATGGAATGGGGAATGGCAAGATGCAACGCCGTCGGCCTGATCCCGTATTATCCCCTCTGGCACCGAAACCGTGAGGAAAATACGAAAGAGCTCATTGATCTTGGATACCAGTGCGTGATAAAATGTGTCAGAAACGCGGATCTCCCACAGGATCTGCTCGGCAAAGTTCTGGATCATGAGATGGTCGCATACATGAAGGAGCTGGGAATCGATGTATGCGGGGAGAACGGCGAGTATCATACAGTCACCGTAGGCGGACCGATTTTTCACGCTCCGGTCCCATACAAATGCGGCGAGATCTTAGATCTCGGCAACACCTCGGTTATCAGCGTCACGCCAAAATCCCTCTGA
- a CDS encoding EamA family transporter has product MDLRLLIFPLLVFLGGCCYGPSSPTIKLAYAAGYSWTDVVMSQYFYGWLILFVIFVGLFLLRLIRKQQTIPAKNPRPLLRRIPGLALAGTCISLVTVTYCLSLQSVPAYISVILLFQFTWMGVLIQAITEQRLPEPKMILAVVILVIGTFLAAGFAGLDGPLDPSGVIFGLLSALLYAMYMFMLGRFEIGMHPLNRSFLILSCALLLLTFLFTPAYFMQGTFVTGIWQYGIILGSIGCILPMCLFAIAAPRISTGATTILSSSELPASIICAVLFLGETVSWIQYAGMVLLTIGIAYPQYHPHPRQKQIRKGVGMQRFLHPHARAKIR; this is encoded by the coding sequence ATGGACCTTCGTCTGCTCATATTTCCCCTCCTTGTCTTCCTTGGCGGCTGTTGTTACGGACCTTCATCGCCCACAATAAAACTAGCGTATGCTGCCGGCTATTCCTGGACGGATGTGGTCATGAGTCAGTATTTTTACGGATGGCTGATACTGTTCGTTATCTTTGTTGGTCTTTTCCTTCTTCGCTTGATTCGAAAACAACAGACCATTCCTGCAAAAAATCCCCGTCCCCTCCTGCGCCGCATACCAGGTCTTGCACTTGCCGGAACCTGCATCTCTCTTGTTACCGTGACGTATTGTCTTTCTCTGCAGAGCGTTCCTGCATACATCTCGGTGATTCTTCTCTTTCAGTTTACCTGGATGGGGGTTTTGATTCAGGCAATAACCGAACAGCGGCTTCCGGAGCCGAAGATGATTCTCGCGGTTGTTATTCTCGTGATCGGCACCTTCCTTGCGGCGGGTTTTGCCGGACTGGACGGGCCGCTTGACCCGTCTGGTGTGATCTTTGGACTTCTTTCCGCTCTTCTGTATGCAATGTATATGTTCATGCTCGGCCGGTTCGAGATTGGAATGCATCCGTTGAACAGAAGTTTTCTTATTCTCAGCTGCGCTCTCCTGCTCCTGACATTCCTCTTTACCCCCGCCTACTTCATGCAGGGCACGTTCGTCACCGGCATTTGGCAGTATGGAATCATTCTGGGATCGATTGGGTGTATTCTCCCGATGTGCCTCTTCGCGATAGCCGCACCGAGGATCTCGACTGGAGCAACAACGATCCTCAGTTCATCGGAACTGCCGGCATCCATCATCTGCGCCGTGCTTTTTCTTGGCGAAACAGTATCATGGATCCAGTATGCAGGAATGGTTCTACTAACTATCGGCATCGCGTATCCTCAATACCACCCGCATCCAAGACAAAAACAGATCCGGAAAGGTGTGGGCATGCAAAGATTTCTGCATCCTCACGCCCGTGCAAAAATAAGATGA
- a CDS encoding cobyric acid synthase gives MAKTLMIQGTTSNVGKTTLTAGLCRILAQDGHRVAPFKPQNLASAAYVTKSGDRIGIGQAVQAEAAGIEPDGRMNPVLVKPCGVGTEVCIRGKPVPGIKKYGEMVQLMPEVLSAFRSLEEEYDVIIIEGAGAAAELNLMDRDISNMGFAKEIGAPVIVVGDIERGGVFASLYGTFGLFDDAAKKLVRGFVINRLCGDPNHLGTGPERLTDLTGIPVLGVVPKLDIHLQEEDIPGPIPRDNSLLEDKAYREHQLDLLADALREALDMDAVYQILEEQS, from the coding sequence ATGGCAAAAACACTCATGATACAGGGGACAACGTCCAACGTCGGAAAAACCACCCTGACCGCCGGTCTTTGCCGGATCCTGGCTCAGGACGGGCACCGTGTCGCTCCGTTCAAACCGCAGAATCTCGCTTCAGCTGCCTATGTCACCAAATCCGGTGACCGGATCGGTATCGGACAGGCTGTCCAGGCCGAGGCGGCAGGGATCGAACCGGATGGGCGAATGAATCCCGTGCTCGTTAAACCGTGCGGCGTAGGAACTGAGGTATGCATCAGAGGAAAACCGGTCCCGGGAATCAAAAAGTATGGCGAGATGGTCCAGTTGATGCCCGAAGTCCTTTCAGCATTCCGTAGTCTCGAGGAAGAGTATGACGTTATCATCATCGAGGGTGCGGGAGCGGCGGCAGAACTCAACCTCATGGATCGTGACATCTCCAACATGGGTTTTGCAAAAGAGATCGGCGCTCCGGTCATCGTCGTAGGCGATATCGAACGCGGCGGAGTATTTGCTTCACTGTACGGGACCTTCGGGCTCTTCGACGATGCAGCCAAAAAGCTGGTTCGCGGTTTTGTCATAAACCGGCTCTGCGGCGACCCGAATCACCTGGGAACCGGACCTGAACGCCTCACCGATCTGACCGGGATACCGGTTCTCGGCGTCGTCCCGAAACTTGACATCCATCTTCAGGAGGAAGACATCCCCGGACCGATCCCACGCGACAACAGCCTGCTCGAAGACAAAGCCTACCGCGAACATCAGCTTGATCTGCTAGCCGACGCTTTACGGGAAGCACTCGACATGGATGCGGTGTACCAAATCCTGGAGGAACAATCATGA
- a CDS encoding methylated-DNA--[protein]-cysteine S-methyltransferase, whose protein sequence is MRQGACSFGLWKVAVDYDDMVVHRVRFMRTAPDGPVPIEFTRFLAGKGTGFAPLTSAALGGDGTYAEIYRAVSRIPYGETQSYGEIAKAAETHPRVVGNAMARNPTPLIVPCHRVISSDGSLGGFSPDLEIKKSLLQLEKSSLRRHIS, encoded by the coding sequence ATGCGTCAGGGCGCCTGTAGTTTCGGACTCTGGAAGGTCGCTGTCGATTATGACGATATGGTAGTCCACCGGGTCAGGTTCATGAGAACGGCACCGGACGGGCCGGTTCCGATAGAGTTCACCCGATTTCTTGCGGGAAAAGGGACCGGCTTTGCTCCGCTGACCTCTGCGGCTCTGGGTGGTGATGGGACATATGCAGAAATCTATCGTGCCGTATCAAGGATCCCATACGGAGAAACGCAAAGTTACGGCGAGATTGCCAAGGCAGCAGAAACACACCCGCGGGTGGTCGGAAATGCTATGGCACGAAACCCCACACCTTTAATTGTCCCGTGCCATCGGGTCATCTCATCCGACGGAAGTCTTGGCGGTTTCTCACCGGACCTTGAAATCAAAAAATCTCTTTTACAGCTCGAAAAAAGCTCGTTACGACGGCATATTTCGTAA